The genomic DNA CTGCGGCGCAGGATCTCCGCGAGCTGCTCGCTGCGCATGCGTTCCACCTCGCGCGCAGGGAATCCGGGCGTGCGGACGATCTCCGCCAGCAGCGACAGTGCTTCCGTGATGCGATCGGCGCGCGTGGTGAGCTCCACATTGAGCGCATCCCAGGTCGTGAACGTCTCCAGCTCGGAGCCGAGTCGCTCGATCTCCCAGGCGAGTGCATCACCACTCTTCTGTGCGGTGCCACCTTCCAGCGCGCTCGCGGTCAGCCACGCCAGACCCTCCTCGCCCGCCCGCTCCGACGCGGCGCCGGCTTCGATCACGGCGCGCACGGTGACCAGCGGCAGATCGCCGCGCACGGCACTGTAGACCGCGATACCGTTGTCGAGCTCGCGCCGGTCGACGCGCGGGAACTGGAACGTCCGGATCGGCGCCGCGGGTGGCGGCGTGCTGCGGTCGACCGTCATGAGTCCGCCCCGTTCTTCGGCACGTACCTGAGTACGGCGCGGTTGTCACCATGGAGATAGCGTTTCGCGAACGCGCGCACAGCCGCGGTAGTCACGCCGCGCACGCGCGCGAGCTCCGTGTTGATGCGGTCCGGATCGTCGAACAGCGTCGTATACATCGACAGCTGGTCCGCGCGCTCGTCGACTGTCTGCAGCTCGGTGAGGTGACTGGTCTCGAGCATCGCGACCGCGCGCTCGACATCGGCGTCGTCCACGGCTGAGAGTGCTTCGATCTGCTCGCTCAGCGCCGCCTCCATCTCGTCGATGCCTGTCCCCGGCCGCGCCGTCGCCCAGACGACGATCATCGATGCGCCGACCACGATCGGGAACGCATAGGCGATGACGTCCTGCGCGAGCTGCTGTTCACGCACCAGCGTGCGGTACAGCAGCGCAGCCTTGCCGGTGCCCAGGATGTAGGATGCGACGACGCCGGCGTAGTACTCGTCGGAGCCGAACGGCGGCGTGCGGTACGCCTGGTAGACGCGCGCGAGCGATATGTCCTGCTCCACCGTGTCCCGCACCTCGCCTTCCATCGCGAGCGGGATGTCGGTGCGGCCCGGGATCGGCGGGACGGCGGCGCCGGCGGGGATGTCACCGAAATAGCGCTGCACGAGCTCGCGCGCCTGCGCGGGGTCGAAGTCGCCGACGATGGACAGCACGGCGTTGTTGGGCGCGTAGTACGTGCGGAAGAACTGCTCGATGTCCTCGAGGCTCGCCGCGTCGAGATCCTCCATCGAGCCGATCACGGAGTGATGGTACGGATGGTCGGGCGGATACATCATCGCCTGGAGCCGCTCATCCCAGTCGCCATACGGCTGGTTGTCGACGCGCCAGCGGCGCTCGTTCTTCACGACGTCGCGCTGGTTGTCGAGCTTCTCCTGCGTCATGGCGGGCAGCAGCCAGCCGAGCCGATCCGACTCCAGCCACAGCCCGAGCTCCAGGTAGTGCGCGGGCAGTGTCTCGAAGTAGTTCGTCCGATCCAGCCACGTGGAGCCGTTCAGTGAGCCGCCCGCCTGCTCGATCAGCGCGAAATGCGCCATCTCCGGCACGTGCTCCGAGCCCTGGAACATCATGTGCTCGAACAGGTGCGCGAAACCGGTACGCCCCGGCCGCTCGTTACGCGACCCGACGTTGTACCACAGGTTCACAGCGACCACCGGCGCGCCGGGATCACGCGACAGCACGACACGCAGGCCGTTGTCCAGCCGGTATCGCTCGAACGGTATGCTCACCGGCTGCTCAGCCGATTTCGTCGACATCCACGGCTCCGATCTCCAGCGAGTCCAGATCTTCCATGATCGCGCCCGCATCGCCCGCGATCGCGATCGTCAGTTCATCGCGGCGCAGCCAGCGTGCCGACGCCTCCTGCACATCCGCGGCACTCACCGCACGCACGTTCCCGGCATACGTGTCGTAGTAGTCCGCTCCAAGTCCGTGCAGCGCCACTTCCGTCACGTGCTCCGCAATGTCGCCCGTCGTCTCGAATGTGCGCGGCAGACCCAGCACGATGTAGTTGCGCGCCCGCTCCAGCTCCGCCGCGGGCACCGGCTCACGCGACATGCGTGCGATCTCCGACACGATCACATCGACCGCGTCGGCCGTCGCCGCTGTCGCCACCGCGGTGCTGGCCAGGAACGGTCCGCCGCCCGCGCGGAGCGCGAAGCTCGATCCCGCCCCGTATGTATAAGCCTTTTCCTCCCGCAGGCGCATGTTCAGACGGGACGTAAAGGCGCCGCCCAGGATAGTGTTGGCCACGAGCAGCGGGAAATAGTCCCCGGTATCGCGGCGCGGGCCCGGCAGCCCCACCCTCAGCTCCGACTGCGGTGCAGCCGGCCGATCCACGATGTGAACCGCGGTGCGGCCCGGCGGCTCCGGCTCGATCGCGGGCAATGCGGGTGCCGCTGTGCCGGACCAGCCGCCGAACAGTCGCTCGAGCAGCGGGAGCGTCGTGTCCGCCGTTATGTCGCCGACCAGGACGAGGAACGCGTTGCCCGGCGAAAAACGCGCGCCGTACAGCTCGAGCAGGTCCTGGCGCCGGATCGACTCGACGCTCGCGCGTGTGCCGGCGAGCGGCGCGGAAAACGGATGCGCGGACCCGAACGCGTGGCGGTTGAACGCCTGCGTCGCCATTGTGCGCGCTTCGTCGCGCTCCTGGAGTATCTCCGCGAGCCGCTCGTGTCGACGACGCTCGATCTCCTCCACGGGGAACGTCGCATTCACCACCACGTCCGCCAGCAGCTCGAGTGCGGCGTCGATGCGCGGAGTGAGCACGTGCAGCGCCGCCGAGAACGCGTCCCACGTCGCGCGTGTCTCGAGCGAAGCGCCGATCAGCTCCGCCTGATCCGCGATGTCGAACGCAGTGCGCGTCGCGGTCCCCTGATCGAGCAGGTCGCCGAGCATGTGCGCGCGACCCGACCGTGCCGGTCCATCGCCGTACGCGGCACCTCGCACGACGAGCCGCGCATCGACAACGGGCAGCTCGCGCCACTCGACGATGTGCACATCCAGACCATTCGAGAGACGGTGGCGCGATACCGGCGGCAGTCGCGGCGTCTGCGGCGCCGGCAGGACCGGCGGCTGGGCGCGGGCCCTCATTACGACTCCGCCGCCAGATCACCGTGGCCGAGCGGCACGACACTGAGCACCACGGAAGGGCCGAGCAGATGCTCGCGCACGCTGCGCGCGACGTCGTCCGTCGTCAGGGCGTCGTAGCGGCGCAGGTCCTCCGCTGCATAGTCCGGCTCGCCCGTGTGGAACAGGTACATGTTGAGCTGGTCCGCGCGGCCGCCGAAACCACCGACGTTCTGGAGCGAGTCGACGAATCCGGTCTCGATGCCGTTCACCGCACGTTC from Longimicrobiales bacterium includes the following:
- a CDS encoding pitrilysin family protein, coding for MSTKSAEQPVSIPFERYRLDNGLRVVLSRDPGAPVVAVNLWYNVGSRNERPGRTGFAHLFEHMMFQGSEHVPEMAHFALIEQAGGSLNGSTWLDRTNYFETLPAHYLELGLWLESDRLGWLLPAMTQEKLDNQRDVVKNERRWRVDNQPYGDWDERLQAMMYPPDHPYHHSVIGSMEDLDAASLEDIEQFFRTYYAPNNAVLSIVGDFDPAQARELVQRYFGDIPAGAAVPPIPGRTDIPLAMEGEVRDTVEQDISLARVYQAYRTPPFGSDEYYAGVVASYILGTGKAALLYRTLVREQQLAQDVIAYAFPIVVGASMIVVWATARPGTGIDEMEAALSEQIEALSAVDDADVERAVAMLETSHLTELQTVDERADQLSMYTTLFDDPDRINTELARVRGVTTAAVRAFAKRYLHGDNRAVLRYVPKNGADS
- a CDS encoding pitrilysin family protein; this encodes MRARAQPPVLPAPQTPRLPPVSRHRLSNGLDVHIVEWRELPVVDARLVVRGAAYGDGPARSGRAHMLGDLLDQGTATRTAFDIADQAELIGASLETRATWDAFSAALHVLTPRIDAALELLADVVVNATFPVEEIERRRHERLAEILQERDEARTMATQAFNRHAFGSAHPFSAPLAGTRASVESIRRQDLLELYGARFSPGNAFLVLVGDITADTTLPLLERLFGGWSGTAAPALPAIEPEPPGRTAVHIVDRPAAPQSELRVGLPGPRRDTGDYFPLLVANTILGGAFTSRLNMRLREEKAYTYGAGSSFALRAGGGPFLASTAVATAATADAVDVIVSEIARMSREPVPAAELERARNYIVLGLPRTFETTGDIAEHVTEVALHGLGADYYDTYAGNVRAVSAADVQEASARWLRRDELTIAIAGDAGAIMEDLDSLEIGAVDVDEIG